In the Candidatus Izemoplasmatales bacterium genome, one interval contains:
- a CDS encoding GSU2403 family nucleotidyltransferase fold protein: protein MNKNYEDELQNIIKTFGECGILDNIIIIGSWATYFYVKIFEGFIPSIRTLDMDCYVPMNKKISVKKSVKEALMPINYDQIFDTGTGKNKFISPNGFEIEFLTKLRRDQGSVVKIDSLGVNAEQLGNLDIFDSGHLEVDFEGYSVKVASPSAYVIQKILISEKRSNEKYHKDLESIRLVYEEIIKNGSHMSDFIELVNSMGKGSGKKYNDYVIKNHLNFYQKK from the coding sequence ATGAATAAGAATTATGAAGACGAATTACAGAATATCATTAAGACTTTTGGGGAATGTGGAATTTTGGACAACATTATCATCATAGGATCTTGGGCCACATATTTTTATGTCAAGATATTTGAGGGGTTCATCCCGAGCATTCGGACCCTAGATATGGATTGCTATGTGCCTATGAACAAAAAGATAAGTGTGAAAAAAAGCGTTAAGGAAGCACTAATGCCGATAAATTATGATCAAATATTTGATACTGGAACCGGGAAAAACAAATTTATCTCCCCGAACGGATTTGAAATCGAGTTTCTAACAAAATTAAGAAGAGATCAAGGCTCGGTGGTAAAAATTGATTCTTTGGGAGTCAACGCCGAACAACTGGGAAATCTGGACATTTTTGACAGCGGACATTTAGAAGTTGATTTTGAAGGATATAGTGTAAAAGTCGCAAGTCCTTCAGCCTATGTCATACAGAAAATCCTTATTTCGGAGAAACGGTCTAATGAAAAATATCACAAAGATCTTGAATCAATTCGGTTAGTATATGAAGAAATTATTAAGAACGGTTCACATATGTCTGATTTCATTGAATTGGTGAATTCGATGGGAAAAGGTTCTGGAAAAAAGTACAACGATTACGTTATTAAGAACCATCTTAATTTTTACCAAAAGAAATAG